A segment of the Gracilinanus agilis isolate LMUSP501 unplaced genomic scaffold, AgileGrace unplaced_scaffold33709, whole genome shotgun sequence genome:
GCTTTCTTGGCTTCCATATTATGCTGTTTATGAATTATATTATGAATCCATGACAAACTTGTTAACTCACCAAAATTCCTAGTTCTTTTTCATGTTAACTATTGTCTAATCATCCTTATCTTATATTTGGTTAGTTAACATTTTGAATCCAAGTATAAGGCTTTTACATTTTTACCTATTAAATTTCACCTGAGTCCTTGATTTAGTCCAGTGTTCAGATTTTCAGGGTCTCTTCAAAGCCTGCCTTTGTCTTCTACTATTTTAGTTATCCCCCACCAGTTTGTTATtctctgcaaatttgataagtatggaTCTATATAGTAAGTGATAAAAATGTTCATCAGTGCAAGGTCAGATTCCTGGAGACCTCCAGGGATGACCTTCCAAATTAACAATTCATTATTGGCTATTCTTTTGGCTCCACCATTCAGCAAGTTCCAAATCCTTCTATCTATCATCTAGTTCACATCTCTATATTTTCTACAAGAATAATACAAGAGACTTGTatcaaatattttgctaaaatttagGCAAATTATACCAGTTTTAGTTATGCTATCAGAAAAGGAGATTCAGTTGACTTGGTATGACCTGACAGAGTGAAGCTTCTTTTGATACCTGTTTTATTTTCAACATGTTCAATAATCATTTCTTTAATAATGTATTTTAGAATTTTCCCAAGAATCAGTCAAGCTCATTGACCTATAATTTGCtgtctccatttttttccctttttcaaaaGTTGAAATATTTGCCCTTCTCCCATCCTACATATCTTTTCAAAGATGACTGTCAGAAACTCAGTAATCTGTCTCATTTGCTAATTATTTCAATTCCTGAGCACAGTTGACTGTATCTGTCTTGAATTTAGACAGGACAAGTGGGTGCTATCTTCTTATCTTCTTACTCATCTTGAGTATTAAATTCCCATGAgttctattcattctttcatttccaGACCAAAGATCATTCTTTGCAGGAAAAAATTGAAGCAAGGATTGAATAGCTCTCCCTTCTTTGTACTCCTAGTTAACACCCTAATTACCCAGCAGAACTTAAGAAACAAAAAGTCTAATTCTTTGGCCATTCTTAGCTTTTTTTCCAGCTTCAGTTCATCCTGAGTTTTGCCATTACTGACATGTTCCTTATAGGACTGTGccatctatccttttatatttaggTGCTCTGAGTGTCCTTGCGGTGCATGTCTTTTTAACATCGCAGTTAGTTATTGAGTTCTCTGTATGCCCACATCACAGTGTTCAGACAAATCTCCTTACAATTGTATAGCAAATATAGCTATTCCAAGTGTTTTCCATCTCACCTTCACAGTAAGTTCCTGTGAGGGAGAAAAGGGGCAAGtttatattatcccattttatacatAGTAAAATAAGACCCAGAAAGGTCTTGCCTGATGCCACACAATTAATGAGCCAGACCAATGCTCccttttcctgtctctctccactgagcaGCACTGCCTTATATCTGTACAAATACTCCACAGAACACCTCCCATTTGGAGATTGTTCATCTCACACTGTTCATGATTTTATAGATTTCCAGGCACGTCCTTCAGCCTTTATCTTTCCACCCTAAAGAACCCTAATCTGTTTCATTTGTTCTCATATAACTTCCCTCAGcagctttcttattttttctagttccagTCTAGTCTTTTGGATGAACAATGACTTAGGTCCTAATGCTCTCTCTTCAAGAACTAGATCTTTGTTTTCTGCATTATGAAATTCAGGCTAGGGCTCTTGTAGTGACTGTGGTTCAACCAAATTGTTATTCTAAGACATCCTTCCTTTTGAGAGAACCTCTGGAGCCCATTCAGGCACATGCACTGTCACCTCAAGGCAAATTCCTTCATAAGTTGGACTGAAAggcttttcatttctattatggAGTAGCCAGCTACTATCCACAAAGGGCTCTGAAGAGCTTTGGAACCCTGAAATGTAGGGGGAGTGGCCCATAGAGAGAGTGTCCCTAGAGGAAAAACGATAGATCCCCTTCACCAAGTTTCGTTTATGGGCACTTCTTGGGAGAAAACCTGAAGATTCAGTCTCCTGGCCTTCTAGATCCCATGATGAGGTCCACGTGGAAGAAGATCTCCAGCAGATCACCGTTGAAGTTGAACCCAAATGTAGCGCTGATATCACGACTCCCAAAGAAGAAGCAAAAGGGTAAATGTTGAGTTACTAACAGGGATCTGGCAGAAAACCAGCAGCTCTGCAGTCCCAAGGACAGTGGTAGGAAACCTTTGTCCCTACCCCTAGAAACATGCCTGGTATTAGTCTGTAGCAGCTGTGGGTACCAAGGACCTTCCCAATCCTGTTCTCTATGACTACATCCCAGACAGGATCTTCCCTCAAGTGAGAGAGGTATAGGTCCCAAAGGATTCAGCATCCAGAGAGTTTTTTTCAAAGATGGAGCAAACTATTATTCCCTACTTCAGTGTTGTTAGCTTTTTGACCAACAACTAAAGTTATCCTTCAGGATAACCCGGGTTGAATTAAAAAAGATTATAGACTAACTAttcatttgttgtttagtcatttttcagttgtgtctattGACTGTTCAtcaccccatttggaattttcttggaaaagatactggaatggtttgccatttccttctccagcttactttacagatgaggaaactaaggcaaacagggttaagtgacttgtccagggtcacacagccagtaagagtctgaagtcagagaacctagCTGTTCTCTAACTCTATTCTTACTTAGGCATTATATCAGAAAAAAGGCTGTATAGTATAGTGGACAGAGTCAggcttgaaatcagaagacctggattcaagtcttggcTTGGTTACCAGCCATATGATCATGATCATAAACATGCCaattcatctctctgggcctctgttttcacatctgtaaaatattcACCCCACCTATCTCATAACTCTGAtgtgagaaaagtactttgtaaaccaaTTGGCAACCAGTAGCTGAATGGTTCTTAAATGTGCTCTGCAGATCCGTTGGGGAATTTCTGAGACTCCAGGAGCCCACAAGCATCTAAAACTATTTTCATCATTACACAAAGACATTATTTACCTATTatcttttcttcatatacttcaacctTAGAGCAATATCTCACAATAGATCAAATGCAGAAGCAGGTATGAGAATCTAGCTATCTACTCTTAAGTCagatattaaagagatttgccaaaaatatacaaaattacaATGTAGActtcactttttttaattttgagggtttttaagagttatttttaattttaaaatgtcatataaatgtaatgaatgggtttattgtttactattttaagtattttctaaaatgtataaGCTTTAATTtctaatgataaataaaaatataacccatttaaatgaaagctctttggggtccataataatttttaaaagcataaaggAGCCCTGAgatcaaaaagtttgagaaccactgctttaaCTTAATGGCCTTCATTGTCCAATTTcaggatgtgtttttttttcttaaaggtttTGATTATCAAAGCTTTATGCCACTTACTGCATAATGAAAAAGGTAAAACAAATTTCGAGCTTAAGAACCAATTGATCAACAACTGTATGTTGTTAATAATAACTCAGATTCATCTTGCACATTCTAGTAGTACACACATTCTCATTTTTCCCTCACACTGAGCCTTTGAAGATATGtgagtattattatccctattttacagatgagaaaaccgaggcccagaggGGCAGTGACATACTCAGAGGCACACAGTTAGTAGTAAGTGACAGAACTGGGTCCtgaaacccaggttttctgattccatgtacctctcACTCTACTCCAGCCCATCTCCTGAGTGCCTCATGTATGCTTAGCATGACACTAGGCACTGGGGTTATCAAAGAAACATAAGAtactccctgccctcagagagttaCTGTCTACTTGAAGAGATGAGACTTATATATGGAAACAATTAGATTATAAGTGAAAGATTTGCTCATTTGTGTAAGGTAGACTAAGCCCAATAGGGGTTCAGAGAAGAGAGCTGGATGAGAATTTTGTGCAAGAGGTGGTACTATCATAAATGGGGGCACAGATATGGGGAGCAATAGGAGCAAAGGTCGAAAGGGCAGGGAGAGATGGCCTCCCGTGTTCCTTTTCAGGCCAGTATTCCTGGGTCAGCTTATTCTCCCCCCTTAGGCAGTGCATCCCTTTTCTGCCCATCCCCTGTTCTGCCAGTCATATTTCCCACCCCCTGTATACAGGGAAGAGGCTTCTTCCGCCTGCATTATGGTCACACCCCCGGCCACCGTGGAAGTGGAAACCACCAGCCAGGCCTCAGAGCCAGCCAGCCAGGCCTCAGATGAAGAAGATGCACCTGTCCCAGACATCTATTTTGTAAGTCTCCACCATGTCCCCCTCAAAGGGCCAGGCTTATTTACTCCTGCCATAGAAGGGTGGTTTAAGAAGGCAATTTTAAAGCCCCTGGGTATCCATCTGCTCCCATAAGCACTGGCGGTTGTTTAAAATCCCGTCATAAAGGGGAGTGTCTCCTGGAGGGGTCTGTCTGAGGCTAAACGCCCTGCCCTTCTCCACCACGTATTACTGATCCCATATTACTTCCGAAGACGCGCACATGAGCAGAGCCTGGCGCTGTATTAAAAGTCCGAATGATGCAGCCTGGTGCCTTGTCCATGAAGAAGGGCCCACTTGGCCCAGACGCTAGAAGTGGTTGTCCGGGTGGATTCTCACTGAGGCACGACTCTGTGACGGATGGGCATGGGGGGACGCTCAGGAACTTGAGACAGAGCTGAGCCACATCCGTGTTTATGTCTTTTGAAAAGAAGGCACCCAGCACAGACTGGCCAGGCCCATTCTTGAGCAAAATGTCAGCGGGCAGGTGGCCAGCACGAAACACGGGTTTCTCTGGGCCTCTGCTCTAGCGGTTTGGGCAGCCACATACGCTTCTGTGAGCTCATAGATGTCATGAAGCAGTCTGTGAGGTAGCCTGTTCCTTGGGGAAAAGTCAATGTACCTGAACCCAGCTGagatggggggtgggaggaggggctctgaggagggagggagtgacGTGCTCCAACAGATCTTGAACTAAAAATCACGTGTGCTGGAACTCAGCCCCAGTTCAGTGTCTTCAGGATGGGTCTTGGGCTGTGGCATGGTGAAGTGATTCCCAGCAAAACCCTTGACCAATTCTGTTCCCTTTCCCTGCAGGAAGATGCATTAGACGGTACCGAGGAAGCCTAGTTCTGAGACCAAGGGAGTAGGTGAGGTGGTCTCTGGGTTGGCAGGAGAGGACTGGGGTACCCCAGGGCTAGGTTCCCTCGGGCAATTCCTCACAGCTGCCGAACACCTTGCTGAGAAtttgggaaggggtgggggggatgTCCAAGGGAAAGGAACCTGCTCTCGGGAATCCGGCCCTACGTTGgaacaggatttaaaaaaaaaggaggccgTCTGCCTGAAGCTGCCCCCTGTCATCCCGGCCCGTCTAGAGTTTTCCATATTCATCTCTGCATTTCTGCGTGGGCCCAGCACATTGGGCTCATGCCTCCATGGCCAAGATCAGAGTCTCCTTCACCACCAGAGGAGCCTTTGGTCTCCCATGAGCCAGAGGCCTCCCCACATCCTGCTTGTCCTTCTGGGCCCACCTCTGCCTCTCGCCCACGTGTGGCTCATCTGTTGCTGAGGAATGCCTGTCTGCTGGAGAGGAAAGCAGCCTAGTCTGAAGCTTTGCTTCTGTGTAGTTTTTCCAGCATGCCTTTTTATCTGCCTCCCGCCCCTGCTGCTTCTTCCTAACGCTCCTCCcgtgttctttctttctctgggagCTGGGGAGGGGCAGGGGCAGCTGACCACACTTTCTGAATTGCCTggctctcctctccttcctagAACGGGCCTCCAGGTAGCTCCCACGTGACTTTCTCTGAAGAGCTGCTCCTCCACTCCCACCCTGAGAAGCAAAGAATGAAGCTCTTAACTCTATATTCATTCCACTCTACTAGGCTCTCATCCTCATCCCATGACTCTTCTTCCTCTTGAGCAATGGTTTTGTGCTTGGTGTATACCATTCTGTGTTTAACTTTTAGTGTGGATGTATGTGTGTGCGAGCGCGTGTTTACAGCCGGTTTGGGGCAGCAGGGGTGACTTGGGAGACAAGAATTTCCTAGCGGAGCAGTAATAAAAACATTTGGTATCTCTAATATTTTTCAACTTAAAAAGCACTTGTCTCAAAATAGCCTTTAAGAGGGAGGTAGGTAGGGGAGGTAGGTAGCAAAAGGTGCTTATTTGCTCAGCAGAGAAGCTGGTTAACAGAAAACCCCACAGAGAAGATCTGGGAGAAAATGGATCCTCTTCAGGATTTTCACTATGA
Coding sequences within it:
- the LOC123254838 gene encoding phosphatidylinositol 4-phosphate 5-kinase type-1 gamma-like, giving the protein MVPAGRPDLLPCTPPSFEEATTASIATTLSSTSLSIPERSPSEASEHPRYRRRTHSSGHDTRSHDEVHVEEDLQQITVEVEPKCSADITTPKEEAKGEEASSACIMVTPPATVEVETTSQASEPASQASDEEDAPVPDIYFEDALDGTEEA